One genomic segment of Gossypium arboreum isolate Shixiya-1 chromosome 3, ASM2569848v2, whole genome shotgun sequence includes these proteins:
- the LOC108474481 gene encoding B3 domain-containing transcription factor VRN1 isoform X1: MPRPFFHKLILSTTLQDRKLRIPDNFIKKFRDELSVAAALTVPDGHVWRVGIKKVDNKAWFKEGWQEFVERYYISVGYFLIFRYEGNSAFSVSIFNLYNSEINYQTNALVGNQYNLGRQYPFEELEDDECVSPALPNLFGGSKLNCINWSGEVNHHAPKGVNNQPIRVKLHSSGAELPKLKKPGRKKQKFEPSEEDSSLGHEDDMEMRNRFYESASARKRIVTAEERERAINAAKAFEPTNPFCRVVLRPSYLYRGCIMYLPSCFAEQHLSGVSGFIKLQLPDGRQWPVRCLYRGGRAKFSQGWYEFTLENNLGEGDVCVFELLRSREFVLKVTVFRVMESAGLMYRSQ; encoded by the exons TGATAACTTTATTAAGAAATTCAGGGATGAGCTTTCTGTTGCTGCCGCTCTCACTGTTCCTGATGGTCATGTTTGGCGTGTAGGAATAAAGAAAGTTGACAACAAGGCTTGGTTTAAGGAGGGTTGGCAGGAATTTGTCGAACGTTACTATATCAGTGTTGGCTACTTTTTGATTTTCAGATATGAAGGGAATTCCGCTTTCAGTGTTAGCATATTTAATTTGTACAACTCTGAAATAAACTATCAAACAAATGCTCTTGTTGGTAATCAATACAATCTCGGAAGACAATATCCATTTGAAGAACTTGAAGATGATGAATGTGTCTCTCCAGCGCTGCCTAATTTGTTTGGTGGGTCCAAACTTAACTGTATAAACTGGAGTGGAGAAGTCAACCATCACGCACCTAAGGGTGTTAATAATCAACCTATTCGCG TGAAATTGCATTCTTCAGGTGCAGAGCTACCAAAACTGAAAAAACCAGGGAGGAAAAAGCAGAAGTTTGAGCCTA GTGAAGAGGATTCATCTCTTGGACATGAAGATGACATGGAAATGCGTAATAGATTTTATGAAAGTGCTTCGGCCAGGAAGAGAATTGTGACTGCTGAAGAAAGAGAGAGAGCGATTAATGCAGCCAAAGCatttgagcctactaaccctttCTGCAGGGTCGTCTTGCGACCGTCTTATCTATACAGGGGATGTATAATG TACTTACCATCGTGCTTTGCTGAGCAACATCTAAGCGGGGTTTCAGGATTCATTAAACTTCAGCTTCCGGATGGTAGACAGTGGCCTGTTCGATGCCTTTATAGAGGAGGCAGGGCTAAGTTCAGTCAAGGATGGTATGAATTTACATTGGAGAACAATTTGGGGGAAGGAGATGTCTGTGTCTTTGAACTGCTCAGATCGAGGGAATTTGTGCTCAAAGTCACCGTATTTCGTGTAATGGAAAGTGCTGGACTAATGTACCGGTCCCAATAA
- the LOC108474481 gene encoding B3 domain-containing transcription factor VRN1 isoform X2, which produces MPRPFFHKLILSTTLQDRKLRIPDNFIKKFRDELSVAAALTVPDGHVWRVGIKKVDNKAWFKEGWQEFVERYYISVGYFLIFRYEGNSAFSVSIFNLYNSEINYQTNALVGNQYNLGRQYPFEELEDDECVSPALPNLFGGSKLNCINWSGEVNHHAPKGVNNQPIRGAELPKLKKPGRKKQKFEPSEEDSSLGHEDDMEMRNRFYESASARKRIVTAEERERAINAAKAFEPTNPFCRVVLRPSYLYRGCIMYLPSCFAEQHLSGVSGFIKLQLPDGRQWPVRCLYRGGRAKFSQGWYEFTLENNLGEGDVCVFELLRSREFVLKVTVFRVMESAGLMYRSQ; this is translated from the exons TGATAACTTTATTAAGAAATTCAGGGATGAGCTTTCTGTTGCTGCCGCTCTCACTGTTCCTGATGGTCATGTTTGGCGTGTAGGAATAAAGAAAGTTGACAACAAGGCTTGGTTTAAGGAGGGTTGGCAGGAATTTGTCGAACGTTACTATATCAGTGTTGGCTACTTTTTGATTTTCAGATATGAAGGGAATTCCGCTTTCAGTGTTAGCATATTTAATTTGTACAACTCTGAAATAAACTATCAAACAAATGCTCTTGTTGGTAATCAATACAATCTCGGAAGACAATATCCATTTGAAGAACTTGAAGATGATGAATGTGTCTCTCCAGCGCTGCCTAATTTGTTTGGTGGGTCCAAACTTAACTGTATAAACTGGAGTGGAGAAGTCAACCATCACGCACCTAAGGGTGTTAATAATCAACCTATTCGCG GTGCAGAGCTACCAAAACTGAAAAAACCAGGGAGGAAAAAGCAGAAGTTTGAGCCTA GTGAAGAGGATTCATCTCTTGGACATGAAGATGACATGGAAATGCGTAATAGATTTTATGAAAGTGCTTCGGCCAGGAAGAGAATTGTGACTGCTGAAGAAAGAGAGAGAGCGATTAATGCAGCCAAAGCatttgagcctactaaccctttCTGCAGGGTCGTCTTGCGACCGTCTTATCTATACAGGGGATGTATAATG TACTTACCATCGTGCTTTGCTGAGCAACATCTAAGCGGGGTTTCAGGATTCATTAAACTTCAGCTTCCGGATGGTAGACAGTGGCCTGTTCGATGCCTTTATAGAGGAGGCAGGGCTAAGTTCAGTCAAGGATGGTATGAATTTACATTGGAGAACAATTTGGGGGAAGGAGATGTCTGTGTCTTTGAACTGCTCAGATCGAGGGAATTTGTGCTCAAAGTCACCGTATTTCGTGTAATGGAAAGTGCTGGACTAATGTACCGGTCCCAATAA